Below is a genomic region from Ziziphus jujuba cultivar Dongzao chromosome 7, ASM3175591v1.
ATAAGTACGTCACCTAGCAAGAGGAATGATGCTGTGGAACAGCTTGGTGCAGATGCATTTTTGGTCAGTCAAGACCAAGAGCAATTGCAGGTGAGTTTTGTGCTACTGACTAAAAagaatatgtttttaatttttgctttccgatatattataaattataataagtgtcataatgtaattttacttctaattatattcaaatgttGAGGCCATGGTGTGacacataattaataaattatattcgTCGTTAActttataataaaacaaaatactcAACTTTTGCTTCGGTGAAAGCTAAATTGGTAATATCACTGTTTGTTTTATGCAACAAATCAGAGTTTtatatctataaaaattttaaaaaacaatataccATAATTGATGTAAATTATTGTTACGGTAAAGCTACATGtttgttgttttttgggtttgcaTTTAGtgcaaattgtatatatatatataggctgcGATGGGCACAATGGATAGCATAATGGACACAGTTTCAGCTTTTCACTCCCTCTTGCCATTGGTTGATTTGCTGAAGACCAATGGAAAGCTAATTATGGTGGGTGCTCCAGTCCCACCACCTGAGCTTCCTATTTTACCTTTACTCTCCGGTaagtttatttattaacttttatttttcctttttttctaatttctaattaatacATCCAATCTCAAATaagatctattttattttattagattaattaaaattttatttttgatgacaATAAcatcatattaaatattaaaatttaaaatttaaaatgtaatcaaatatagatataataatatattaaaattttattttgaaaaagtgaattctactgaaaaaaaaaaattcatattagttttcatattaaaattttttttaatatgataaaaaatttatgataagGAACTATGAGTAATAGTCATTTACAACCATCAGATCATGAAAATCACGGGGAAATATAATGGTCTTAGATATTATTCTCACAATCTCTTTTAAAATAAGGCCCTTACCATGTCATTTGTACACAATTATTTATTCTACAAAGAAAgatatggaaataataaattgggtgtgttaattaatatattagggAGAAAGCTGATTGCTGGGAGTTCATGTGGAGGAATGAAAGAAACACAAGAGATGATAGATTTTGCAGCAAAGCACAATATCACAGCAGACATCGAAGTTGTTCCTATCGACTACGTTAATACTGCCTATGAAAGACTTGCCAAGAATGATGTTAAGTACCGCTTTGTCATCGATGTGGCCAACACTTTATATCCTCCCCTTTGATTTTAACCTCAACTTGGGACTCACTAATTGGTTATTTCAACCGTCCTATACAAGCCACTACTTCTCTTCTCTCTGCTTTTGGTATAATCCCAGTATTGAACCAAAAGCGATGTATGAttgtatttcttaattttttaaataagccCCACTTGGTATTTGGGCCACGAATTgtattccttcttttttctttttgtttttcttttttctttttatacaaaTTTGTTTCCCAACAAGCCAGTCctcttctctctgttttttgtATTAATCCTAGTATTGAACCAAAGgcgatatatgtatgtatttcttAATTTGAAATAAGCTCGAATTGGTATTTAGGCAATGAATTGTATTTCGTTGTATTCAAATTATAGCTTAATATGGTTTACTTGCATGTTACCCATTCAGTGTGTGTATTTATACGCATGTTAGCCACTCAGTGTGTATTTATAAAAGTGAAATGAAGAGTATGCTACatggattttatattttgaaaataatccattattatatttaaaaaaatgtaaatatatttatagcacCATATATTAGAGCTCTATTTTGTAATAAATAGATATtacaatattgaaaatttattgcGTAAAGAGAAAAGGGAACGATAAATGACTCTAATTAGCAGTTTTGTCATTATCAATAGTGAtccaggaaaaaaaatatattgaaaaaaaaatttaacatccTCCTTCACATATTTGATAGAGTTAAATACTTAACCCGATCgataaaaggaaaaaggtatattatataatgtatatgtatttaaatagAAATCATTTATCTCCGTTAAATCGGTAAAATACAATAAGCTCCTTCAAATTTCAAGATTATTAGTATTAACAGCACCCTTTTAATTCGAAAATTAGTCAGGAGTtagcaatatataaattaaaattttttattattatgttgatTTATAAAAAGTCTATTCTATTCTTATGTATTAAGGAAAATTGTTAAACTATTATTGTTTGTTCGTATTATCTTTATACAGCAACGAAGCAGAGCCCTACAAAGAAATTTTAGGGGTGTTTTAGAGGAGGTTAcattagctctctctctctctctctctctctctctctctctcattttaaactttttttttttttttttatcattaatggaTGACCttcacacatttaaaaaaaaaaataccacaaGGCTCTCCTATACAAGAACTGAAATTGTACTAAAGCATTCAAAAAGACTTTTTAAATGtcgtatatttatattttaaaaagtgaaTCATGAAAAGAAAGTTTCAAATGATATTATTTGAAAACTCTTCAAAATTTCACTaattatttataagattttcttttggatgttcttaaataaataaataaataacagtaatagCAGTAATAGGAGATCCTTAAACCTATTGTTCCACATACATATTGAGGAAAATTATTCAGTAGACCCCTTCCACAAACATACGAGGTTTCTACACGTGGAACctatgattttttaatattttgttaaatgtgGAACCTAACTATGAGTCCACGAAAGGGACTCCTCTCACAAATACATATGAGATCCATATATGGGatgattttatcttatatttgaCTATTTTGGCTCTTCACTATTCTGGTGGCCCTTAACCTAAATcacgtatgtatgtatgtatgtatgtatgtatgtatgtatgtatgtatgtatgtatgtatgtatataatatatatatatatacgcatcAATGAAGTTTATATgagataaaaatttgaattaattgaccACGTTTTCAGACCTCAGAATGCTTTTATACCATTCATTAGCCATACATTTCACAATGGGAAGTCGAAATTTCTTTCCTGACTctaacaattttcttttcttggggAAGAAGTTCCTTTTTTTGGCTATAACTACATGCTCTCTTACAATCTTTTCTTGCTCTGCAAACCACATTTACGCTATAAATAGATATACATCTGTTCTCGGTTTTTTCACACACATCTCTCATATTTTTAACTATCAATTTGagtaatttcatatatatatatatatatatatgtacacacacacacacacacacacacacgcacacacacatcACCAAGAAAATGTCAAAACTTTCAGCTGCCGAAGAACAATCTACCAATTCCTATGGATGAGCTGCTAGAGATTCCTCAGGAATTCTATCTCCTTTCCATTTCATTAGGAGGTTTTCTCTAACATTCTCAACAACCTTTCaaatttttagtatatatataattcttggcaCGCATATGCATGTACTCGTTTTGTATGCTTTTTATACATATAGCATAAAGATTAATTTCTAGCATTTAATTATCTGGGTTCAGGGCCAATGGCGAGAAAGATATCACCTGAAATTCTTTACTGCGGAATTTGCCACTCTGATCTTCACTTGGTCATGAGCGAAGCTGGTATTACCAACTATCCAATAGTTCCCGGGcatgtaaatataaaaataatctctttttttaattttggctcAAATAAAATTGACTTGGTCAATCACTAATTCTTTGTGTTAATCAAATTTCCCAGGCATTAGATTGCAGGCGAAGTCCCGAAAGTCGGACCAAATGTAACAAAGTTCAAAGTGTGGCAGCAGGTAAAGCCACTTTCTTGGGGCGGTGCAAAGATTGCTTCTTAATGAAGCACATGACTTGGTCAAAGGAGGCGGAAAGCTTCCTCATTCTTCTACTAAGGTGGCAGCAAATCCATTTTATCCTTTAAGCGATTATGCTTGACCAAAAAGGACAATTAATGCAAGACATATAGGTGGCACGGCATCAAGCTATCAACAGGagttcaatttaaattttataaactctaCCAGCTCTTTCTTCCACCATTgttcatctatatatatgtatttccaTACCTTGCTAATTGATGCCATTTTGgtgagagaaaaatataataaaacaaagagaaagaggagtaTTAGAGAGAGAATTATAAAAGGAATTTTCTCTTAAATATTTGTGTTTGAGAGAGAATATATTTTTCTCCTATTATGAAAAAGAAGATAGTGTTAATTGtgttctttgtattttttaaaaaaaattattttattattttactataataaaatccttctacaattatgaataatttatgtgtattttatttaaatatttttacacacAAATTGCTTATTTGAATAAGTTCTACATAAAGGCAATTGTGTGTACCATACCTCGATTTTCTAACGGTGATATCAGAGTCTGATTCATAGGAATCTGCAACAATGACGGCAAAGTACGAATTCAATGGAAATAATTTCTCATTGtggaaaatgagaataaaaatagttttgaaaaaaGATAACTGCTTGATGGCAATTGAAAAAAGGCCTGTGGAATTTCTTGACGATGACAAGTGGAACGAGATGGAAAGCAATGTTAATCTGCATCTAGCACTAGCCGATAAAGTAGTGTCGAACATTGCAGAGAAAAAGACGACAAAAGAAATTTGGACACACACAAAATTGTACGAGTCCAAATCActacacaataaaaaaaattttaagagaaGGCTTTACACTCTTCGAATGATGGTCGACTTCTGTAACAGACCACATCAACACCCTTAATACTTTATTTTCACAGCTCACAGCAATAGAGCATAACATCGATGCAGATGAACATGCTGAAATACTGCTTCAAAGCCTACCTGATTCGTATGATCAACTCATTGTCAACATAACCAACAATGTAGAAATTTTAATCTTTGATGGTATTGTAGCTGTGGTTCTTGAAGAAGAAAGTTGGCGTAAAAGCAAAAAAGACAAATCGGGAAGCTCACAAGAACCAGAAGTAAGAAGTATGTCAAGTGTCATTATTATAGTAAGAAAGGACACTACAAAATAGAGTCTTGGTATCTCAAGAagaattaaaaaaccaaaagaaaaaatgttgagtcataaaaaaattcaaggTTGTGTGGCAAGTATCTCGGATGACGATGAAATTTTATACAGCGAAGCAACCTGGTTACTGAAGGCAGAAGAAAATTCGCCGATGTCTGCAACCGTTTTGAGGTTGAAGGTGACAGAAGAGATGGTGGAAAAGTTATGACAGCAACTGCATTTACTGAGGGTACCATGCCTTTGAGAGATCTAACAAAGGAAAGAATGTCCCACTCCTGCAATACCAGTGGTTATTATTATACTGGATGCCAATCTGAGAAAAATGACAAGGAATGTCTAAgatatcaaccaaaaaaataaaaaataaaaacaaataaaaaaaattgactgtTAGAAGTAATATAAAAGATGCTATACAGAGTAAAGGACTTATGATGACTCAATAAATTTGTCAACCATATGAAATGAACTATCGTAAAGCAAGTGCAAATAAAAATTGCCTCTCACCGCGTTGGAATATTCACATTGTGGAGCACACAGTGATTGAATGGCAATACGACCAGCACAGGTAACACCGCCATCATTCCTACAGATGTTATAACAATAAatggttaaaattttattcaaaataaaaaaagtgataTATAATTATCAATGAAAACAATGCATTGTAGTTACACAACATGCCTTTACAGGATCCTAAACCAGCTGATTCcctaacaaaaaatcaaaaaataaccCTAAAACAGAGGAACATGAAAAAAGGAAGCACAGGGTGGCATTAATCTCAAATTACTAAAGGAGAGATGATATTCATAGCTTGATGTAATTTATAATATCTACATTTAatagtattttatataataagttTGTGAGAGGGAGGGGCTGATTCAACAAAATTGATATGTGTAACACTTCAGAATAAGTCGGCTTATCTTAAACCAGCTGATAGTTGATTGAGTATAATAATGACATCAAAGGGGCAAGCAACAACCATTTTAAACGCATTTTCATTACCAAACACTTCCATGATGTTGTAAACTCAATTTTGATTCATTAGATTCATAAAGATGTCAGGCATTCGATCCAGCATCTTCAAGTCCACCCATCCACCAACCAGCACAAGAAGGCAGTTAAACATTGTTGCGTAATATACAGAAGAAGCTAGCTTGCCATTCCATGGAACTCgctcaaataaatgaaatttaaaaaaagcagATATAATTCCTGGAAAATGCTAAGAACAACCTTGGAAATTGAGATAAAAATTTGGCACAATGGTCCCGAAGAGGATCTAGATTTGGAGAATCCTGAATGCTAACACAATCTATATGCTTGCCAGTTAGAAATTGCCTCTCCAAGGGCTTCCGCAGGTCAAAGTCATTGCAGAACTCACACTTACCATCTGCACAAACAATCAAAACTGTTACAATGGTAGCCAGTCCACCATAGATTACTAAAATATGGAATTGGTGGGAAGCTTGATCAGGTGGGACTACTTGTAAAGACAGTTACAAACTACTACGATCATATAGGGATTTTATGTTAATGACTCATAATCATGAAACAATGCAAACCAGGAAAGATATATACAATTTTCTGTCAAATAACTTTTCTAGTTAGTGATTGAGATAAGAAATAATATTTCCGCCAagaattctttattttgaaCAGTTATCAATTTCAATAAAACTATACATGAAGCAAAACTTCCATTTTATTCATCAAGGACCAATCAAGGAAAATAAATCATTCTAATGAGATTCACCTttatgaatttcaaaattctgtTGATTTTCACCAAAATACTTCTTATATTGCCAAGCTATCC
It encodes:
- the LOC107405952 gene encoding elongator complex protein 4, with the protein product MGRSGAIMIVNDSFICVSFSIIYRDFRWRLFSLKPGHGDGRFRSSSSYAFAEEFYVSGTCSQPATSLSSPSKDPRGFLGTLPSPVSSKDDMSHNRDPDQEKGLRIAWQYKKYFGENQQNFEIHKDGKCEFCNDFDLRKPLERQFLTGKHIDCVSIQDSPNLDPLRDHCAKFLSQFPRNDGGVTCAGRIAIQSLCAPQCEYSNAEWDILSFVRSLKGMVPSVNAVAVITFPPSLLSPSTSKRLQTSANFLLPSVTRLLRCIKFHRHPRYLPHNLEFFYDSTFFLLVF
- the LOC132804554 gene encoding geraniol dehydrogenase 1-like gives rise to the protein MDELLEIPQEFYLLSISLGGPMARKISPEILYCGICHSDLHLVMSEAGITNYPIVPGHALDCRRSPESRTKCNKVQSVAAGKATFLGRCKDCFLMKHMTWSKEAESFLILLLRWQQIHFIL